In Clarias gariepinus isolate MV-2021 ecotype Netherlands chromosome 9, CGAR_prim_01v2, whole genome shotgun sequence, a single window of DNA contains:
- the LOC128530617 gene encoding rhamnose-binding lectin-like produces FLSSETGLIKVRSSLYGRTDRVTCSTNHLPAQLANTNCISRIATIADRCNGLRECELKTDLLGNSDPCIGTYKYYNTTYDCIDGRGDSIQIINANYGRANSRTCSNGIPDAQTKNTNCYAPRTFSTVTAQCNGLTRCTPRASYTIFTDPCFGTFKYLTVSYVCTSTGYLKIISANYGRTDPSTCSSGRPTSQLTNTKCYTSNTLSKVAARCEGKSSCQVPATNDFFLDPCVGTYKYLTIVYGCV; encoded by the exons tttttgtcTTCAGAAACTGGACTGATAAAAGTGAGGTCTTCTCTGTACGGCCGTACAGACCGTGTCACCTGTAGTACTAATCATCTCCCTGCACAGCTTGCTAATACCAACTGTATCTCGAGGATTGCCACTATTGCTGATAG ATGCAATGGTCTAAGAGAGTGCGAGTTGAAGACGGATTTACTTGGCAACTCTGACCCATGCATAGGAACCTACAAGTACTACAACACCACGTATGACTGCATCGATGGCC GAGGTGATTCAATTCAGATCATAAATGCGAACTACGGGCGAGCTAACTCCAGAACTTGTTCAAATGGAATCCCTGATGCTCAAACCAAGAACACCAACTGTTACGCTCCAAGAACATTCTCGACTGTGACTGCACA GTGTAATGGACTGACGAGATGTACTCCAAGAGCTTCATACACCATCTTTACAGATCCTTGTTTTGGGACTTTTAAATACCTTACTGTGTCCTATGTCTGCACTA GCACTGGTTATTTAAAGATCATCAGCGCTAACTACGGTCGAACCGATCCATCGACATGTTCTTCAGGCCGACCCACCAGTCAACTCACTAACACAAAGTGCTACACGTCTAACACACTTAGTAAAGTTGCAGCTAG ATGTGAAGGAAAGAGCAGCTGTCAGGTCCCAGCTACGAATGATTTCTTCTTGGACCCCTGCGTTGGCACCTATAAGTATCTGACCATTGTGTATGGCTGTGTCTGA